In the genome of Streptomyces sp. NBC_00190, one region contains:
- a CDS encoding DUF4097 family beta strand repeat-containing protein produces MAEQTSQSTWHIADPQKLAFEQPVTELRVRLVSGTVNVVAAEDGPARLEVTEVDGPPLYVVQDGGTLTVSYEDLPWNGFQGFKEWWEAKPWKAWSGSASGRKVWERSAALTLTVPAATQVQLATVHATAFVSGISGGTDVNGVSGDATLVGLSGRVKAHTVSGSVEAQSVTGDLGFHSVSGGLTVVDGAGVSLRADSVSGDMLIDLDLDPSAPRPVDIALNSVSGQVAIRLPHPADARVEANTTTGGVSNAFEDLRVSGQLGSKRITGTLGSGTGTLRATTVSGGIALLRRPQAEAEAPLLDKKVL; encoded by the coding sequence ATGGCAGAGCAGACGTCGCAGTCGACGTGGCACATCGCCGACCCGCAGAAGCTCGCCTTCGAGCAGCCGGTGACCGAGCTCCGCGTCCGGCTCGTGAGCGGCACGGTCAACGTGGTCGCCGCCGAGGACGGCCCGGCCCGCCTGGAGGTGACCGAGGTGGATGGGCCGCCCCTGTATGTGGTGCAGGACGGCGGCACCCTCACCGTCTCCTACGAGGACCTGCCCTGGAATGGATTCCAGGGCTTCAAGGAGTGGTGGGAGGCCAAGCCGTGGAAGGCCTGGTCCGGTTCCGCCTCCGGCCGCAAGGTGTGGGAGCGCAGCGCCGCCCTCACCCTGACCGTCCCCGCCGCCACCCAGGTGCAGCTGGCCACGGTCCACGCCACCGCCTTCGTCTCCGGGATCTCCGGGGGCACCGACGTCAACGGCGTCTCCGGCGACGCCACGCTGGTCGGGCTGTCGGGCCGGGTCAAGGCGCACACGGTCTCCGGCAGTGTCGAGGCCCAGTCCGTCACCGGCGACCTCGGCTTCCACTCGGTGTCCGGCGGCCTGACGGTGGTCGACGGCGCGGGCGTGAGCCTGCGGGCCGACTCGGTCAGCGGGGACATGCTCATCGACCTCGACCTCGACCCGTCGGCCCCGCGGCCGGTGGACATCGCGCTGAACTCCGTCTCCGGCCAGGTGGCCATCCGGCTGCCGCACCCCGCCGACGCCCGCGTGGAGGCCAACACCACCACCGGCGGCGTCTCCAACGCCTTCGAGGACCTGCGGGTCTCCGGCCAGCTGGGCTCCAAGCGGATCACCGGAACCCTCGGCTCCGGCACCGGTACCCTGCGCGCCACCACGGTCTCGGGCGGGATCGCGCTGCTGCGCCGCCCGCAGGCCGAAGCCGAAGCCCCCCTGCTCGACAAGAAGGTGCTCTGA
- a CDS encoding Clp protease N-terminal domain-containing protein codes for MFERFTSEARETVTGAVAEARRAGSATVGEEHLLLALLAQGALDPLGVDREAVAADLAAARRRGGMSKGDEEALAGLGIDLSQIVSRVEETHGEGALSSAAPRRRTLGASLRSALGRPEPDNRHVPFTQGSKKVLEQSLRITLGRGDRHIAALHLLLALLSRPGTVSEVLTDHGVTYGTAETGLAA; via the coding sequence ATGTTCGAACGCTTTACGAGCGAGGCCCGCGAGACCGTGACGGGCGCGGTCGCCGAGGCCCGGCGCGCCGGGTCCGCCACCGTCGGCGAGGAGCACCTGCTGCTCGCCCTGCTCGCCCAAGGGGCTCTGGATCCCCTGGGCGTGGACCGCGAGGCAGTGGCCGCGGACCTCGCCGCGGCCCGCCGGCGCGGCGGGATGTCCAAGGGCGACGAGGAGGCGCTGGCCGGGCTCGGCATCGACCTCTCGCAGATCGTCTCCCGGGTCGAGGAGACCCATGGCGAGGGCGCCCTGTCCTCGGCGGCTCCCCGGCGGCGGACGCTGGGGGCCTCGCTCCGCTCGGCCCTCGGCCGCCCGGAGCCGGACAACCGGCACGTCCCCTTCACCCAGGGCTCGAAGAAGGTCCTGGAACAGTCCCTGCGCATCACCCTGGGGCGGGGGGACCGTCACATCGCCGCCCTGCACCTGCTGTTGGCCCTGCTCTCCCGCCCCGGCACGGTCTCCGAGGTCCTGACGGACCACGGAGTCACCTACGGGACGGCCGAGACGGGCCTGGCCGCCTGA
- a CDS encoding LysR family transcriptional regulator, translated as MELEVRHLRALCAIADAGSLHKAARQLGVSQPSLTTQLRRIERALDGELFLRERTGCRPTPFGRTVLGRARPLLAEMAALVAEARALARGPRLRIGSTASRALPGWLRRIHRRMPDTETSLVVDVSANALLRMVDSGQLDVAFVHEVEGSPLRVPAGLQLHVLMEREPQFVSMSRDHPAARQSVVSLRDLAADRWMVDPSVDGEWDGLRRVFAGAGLDPPVLHADYHTATSLIVSGEAVAPCQPTSGPREDMAIRPLSGDPLAVRLLLATRPGAHAEVYEDLRAAYREAAMRTPPYRAWLRHHASPLLEAA; from the coding sequence ATGGAGCTTGAGGTCAGGCACCTGCGCGCGCTGTGCGCCATCGCCGACGCCGGAAGCCTGCACAAGGCCGCCCGGCAGCTCGGCGTGAGCCAGCCCTCCCTGACGACGCAGCTGCGCCGCATCGAACGCGCCCTGGACGGCGAGCTGTTCCTGCGGGAACGGACCGGCTGCCGGCCCACGCCTTTCGGCCGCACCGTGCTGGGCCGGGCCCGTCCGCTGCTCGCCGAGATGGCCGCGCTGGTGGCGGAGGCCCGGGCGCTGGCCCGCGGGCCGCGGCTGCGGATCGGCTCCACGGCCAGCCGTGCGCTGCCGGGCTGGCTCCGGCGGATCCACCGGCGGATGCCCGACACCGAGACCTCGCTGGTGGTGGACGTGTCCGCCAACGCGCTGCTGCGGATGGTGGATTCAGGCCAGCTGGACGTGGCCTTCGTGCACGAGGTGGAGGGCAGCCCGCTGCGGGTGCCGGCCGGACTGCAGCTGCACGTGCTGATGGAACGGGAGCCGCAGTTCGTGTCGATGTCCCGGGACCATCCGGCCGCCCGGCAGTCGGTGGTGTCCTTACGGGACCTGGCCGCGGACCGCTGGATGGTGGACCCGTCGGTCGACGGCGAATGGGACGGGCTGCGACGGGTCTTCGCGGGGGCCGGGCTGGACCCGCCGGTGCTGCACGCGGACTACCACACGGCGACCTCGCTGATCGTCTCCGGCGAGGCGGTGGCCCCCTGTCAGCCGACCTCCGGCCCGCGCGAGGACATGGCGATCCGGCCGCTGTCGGGTGACCCGCTCGCCGTACGGCTGCTCCTGGCGACCCGGCCCGGCGCGCACGCGGAGGTCTACGAGGACCTCCGCGCCGCGTACCGCGAGGCGGCCATGCGGACGCCGCCGTACCGGGCGTGGCTGCGCCACCACGCGAGCCCGTTGCTCGAAGCGGCGTAA
- a CDS encoding dihydrofolate reductase family protein, translating into MRKLTYFIATSVDGFIGAPDGDGDFFYSRLDPEFIEFLKAEYPETIAAQGRAQLGIEDAEPKRFDAVLMGRGTYEPGVKAGVTSPYGHLPEQYVVSRSLTTPPDPQVRLISGDVAARVRELKAQEGLGIWLCGGADLAAQLIDEIDEFVVKTYPFFVGTGMPMSRAGFGVRPLELTGVKALGGGQVVTSYSVTR; encoded by the coding sequence TTGCGCAAGCTCACGTACTTCATCGCCACGTCGGTCGACGGGTTCATCGGGGCCCCGGACGGTGACGGCGATTTCTTCTACAGCCGCCTCGACCCGGAGTTCATCGAATTCCTCAAGGCCGAGTACCCGGAGACGATCGCCGCCCAGGGGCGCGCCCAGCTCGGGATCGAGGACGCCGAGCCGAAGCGCTTCGACGCGGTGCTCATGGGGCGGGGGACCTACGAGCCGGGCGTCAAGGCCGGCGTCACCAGCCCGTACGGCCACCTGCCCGAGCAGTACGTCGTCTCGCGCTCCCTCACCACCCCGCCGGACCCGCAGGTCCGGCTGATCAGCGGGGACGTGGCGGCCCGGGTCCGTGAGCTCAAGGCCCAGGAGGGGCTCGGGATCTGGCTGTGCGGCGGGGCGGACCTGGCCGCCCAGCTGATCGACGAGATCGACGAGTTCGTCGTCAAGACGTACCCGTTCTTCGTGGGCACCGGGATGCCGATGTCGCGGGCGGGCTTCGGCGTGCGCCCCCTGGAGCTCACCGGGGTCAAGGCCCTCGGCGGCGGCCAGGTCGTCACCTCGTACAGCGTCACGCGCTGA
- a CDS encoding GNAT family N-acetyltransferase produces MALEIRQADQSDRDAVARLLDEAFRTDPVSSWVFPDPDHRAAVHGKFLGVFVDVALAEGRIDYAVDGSAAALWLRIPAGEPEGEDEVPAKMRAVADPDNERCELVGRLTGAVHPMAEEHEYLLMIAVTPDRQGEGLGGELIRPVLERCDREGVPAYLEASSERSGRLYERLGFAHTGSPVQLPDGPLMWPMWRKPDGVAHPVA; encoded by the coding sequence GTGGCGCTGGAGATACGCCAGGCGGATCAGTCGGACCGGGACGCGGTGGCGCGCCTCCTCGACGAGGCCTTCCGCACCGACCCGGTGAGCAGCTGGGTCTTCCCGGACCCGGACCACCGGGCCGCGGTGCACGGCAAGTTCCTCGGCGTCTTCGTGGACGTGGCGCTGGCCGAGGGGCGGATCGACTACGCCGTGGACGGTTCGGCCGCCGCGCTGTGGCTGCGGATCCCGGCGGGCGAGCCGGAGGGCGAGGACGAGGTCCCGGCGAAGATGCGGGCGGTGGCCGACCCGGACAACGAGCGCTGCGAGCTGGTGGGCCGCCTCACGGGCGCGGTGCACCCGATGGCCGAGGAGCACGAGTACCTGCTGATGATCGCGGTCACCCCGGACCGGCAGGGGGAAGGGCTGGGCGGCGAACTGATCCGCCCGGTGCTGGAGCGCTGCGACCGGGAGGGTGTGCCGGCGTACCTGGAGGCGAGCAGCGAGCGCAGCGGCCGGCTCTACGAACGGCTCGGATTCGCGCACACGGGGTCGCCGGTGCAGCTGCCCGACGGACCGCTGATGTGGCCGATGTGGCGCAAGCCGGACGGGGTCGCGCATCCCGTTGCGTAA
- the snpA gene encoding snapalysin — protein MRHSRKAVLATTIGLGLAAALGVAPTATAATAPAGTPASYAAYTNSQENQAANQAFFEAVQRSVAEQRAANPAALAVTVTYNTRNAPSFRSQIARSTQIWNSSVSNVKLQEVSSGGNFSYREGNDSRGSYASTDGHGRGYIFLDYRQNQQYNSTRVTAHETGHVLGLPDHYSGPCSELMSGGGPGTSCQNATPNSTERARVNQLWANGLVASGMGTKG, from the coding sequence ATGCGCCACTCCCGTAAGGCCGTTCTGGCCACCACCATCGGCCTCGGCCTGGCCGCCGCCCTCGGCGTCGCCCCCACCGCCACCGCCGCCACCGCCCCCGCCGGCACTCCCGCGAGCTACGCGGCGTACACGAACTCGCAGGAGAACCAGGCCGCCAACCAGGCCTTCTTCGAGGCAGTGCAGCGCTCGGTCGCCGAGCAGCGCGCCGCGAACCCGGCCGCCCTGGCCGTGACCGTCACCTACAACACCCGCAACGCGCCGAGCTTCCGCAGCCAGATAGCCCGCTCCACGCAGATCTGGAACAGCTCGGTGAGCAACGTCAAGCTGCAGGAGGTGTCCTCCGGCGGGAACTTCTCGTACCGCGAGGGCAACGACTCGCGCGGTTCGTACGCGAGCACGGACGGGCACGGCCGGGGGTACATCTTCCTCGACTACCGGCAGAACCAGCAGTACAACTCCACCCGGGTGACCGCCCACGAGACGGGTCACGTCCTGGGCCTGCCGGACCACTACTCGGGCCCGTGCAGCGAGCTGATGTCGGGTGGCGGCCCGGGCACCTCGTGCCAGAACGCGACCCCGAACAGCACCGAGCGGGCGCGCGTCAACCAGCTCTGGGCCAACGGCCTCGTCGCCTCCGGGATGGGGACGAAGGGCTGA
- a CDS encoding zinc-binding dehydrogenase — translation MFAAYAARIDRDHPLNGLELGERPAPEVRPGWVTVNVKAASLNHHDLWSLRGVGLGQERLPMILGCDAAGIDQDGNEVVLHSVIGQSGHGVGPDEPRSILTERYQGTFAEQVTVPAWNVLRKPAELSFEEAACLPTAWLTAYRMLFTNAGVRPGDSVLVQGAGGGVATAAIVLGKAAGLRVFATSRDEAKRKRAVELGAVEAYEPGARLPQRVDAVIETVGAATWSHSVKSLRPGGTLVISGATSGDRPAHAELTRIFFLELKVVGSTMGSKDELEDLLSFCATTGVRPVIDEVLPLERAREGFEKLASGDLFGKIVLNP, via the coding sequence ATGTTCGCTGCCTACGCCGCCCGAATCGACCGTGACCACCCCCTGAACGGCCTTGAGCTGGGCGAGCGCCCGGCCCCCGAGGTCCGGCCCGGCTGGGTGACCGTGAACGTCAAGGCCGCCTCCCTCAACCACCACGACCTGTGGTCGCTGCGCGGGGTCGGCCTCGGCCAGGAAAGACTCCCGATGATCCTCGGCTGCGACGCCGCCGGGATCGACCAGGACGGCAACGAGGTCGTCCTGCACTCCGTGATCGGCCAGAGCGGCCACGGGGTCGGCCCGGACGAGCCCCGCTCGATCCTGACCGAGCGCTACCAGGGGACCTTCGCCGAGCAGGTGACCGTCCCCGCCTGGAACGTCCTGCGCAAGCCCGCCGAGCTCTCGTTCGAGGAAGCCGCCTGCCTGCCGACGGCCTGGCTGACGGCGTACCGGATGCTGTTCACCAACGCCGGGGTCCGCCCCGGCGACTCCGTCCTCGTACAAGGCGCCGGCGGCGGGGTCGCGACCGCGGCCATCGTCCTCGGCAAGGCGGCCGGCCTGCGCGTCTTCGCCACCAGCCGGGACGAGGCCAAGCGCAAGCGGGCCGTGGAGCTGGGCGCCGTGGAGGCGTACGAGCCGGGCGCGCGGCTGCCGCAGCGGGTGGACGCGGTGATCGAGACGGTGGGCGCGGCCACCTGGTCGCACTCGGTGAAGTCCCTGCGCCCGGGCGGCACGCTGGTCATCTCCGGCGCCACGAGCGGCGACCGCCCGGCGCACGCCGAGCTGACCCGGATCTTCTTCCTGGAGCTGAAGGTGGTCGGCTCGACGATGGGCTCGAAGGACGAGCTGGAGGACCTGCTGTCGTTCTGCGCGACCACCGGGGTCCGGCCGGTCATCGACGAGGTGCTGCCGCTGGAGCGGGCGCGCGAGGGCTTCGAGAAGCTCGCGTCGGGCGACCTCTTCGGGAAGATCGTGCTCAACCCGTAG
- a CDS encoding family 2 encapsulin nanocompartment cargo protein polyprenyl transferase encodes MSAVDAALATGEGQEAAALLERTRETVNPELRRAVESLPGSMRRVAMYHFGWEHADGTPATGNTGKAIRPALVLAAAQALRGPGGPVDGIVRAAVAVELAHNFTLLHDDVIDKDARRRGRATAWTVFGIPDAIITGDAMMALAQRLLAEDPHPAAAAAAARLAACVIELCAGQRADCAFEQRPYVSLDECLTMATAKTGALLGCACALGALYAGAGPDEADAMDAFGREAGLAFQLIDDLIGIWGDPGHTGKPAGADLLARKKSLPVVAALTSGTAAGEELAVLYGGPMTGDDVHRAADAVDRAGGRDWAQAHAADRMGRAVQQLSRAVPDLGAAGGLLALAEFVTRRTR; translated from the coding sequence CTGAGCGCGGTGGACGCCGCCCTGGCGACCGGTGAGGGCCAGGAGGCCGCGGCCCTGCTGGAGCGGACAAGAGAAACGGTCAACCCGGAACTGCGCCGGGCCGTCGAGAGTCTGCCCGGTTCGATGCGGCGCGTCGCGATGTACCACTTCGGCTGGGAACACGCGGACGGCACCCCGGCGACGGGCAACACCGGGAAGGCCATCCGGCCCGCCTTGGTGCTGGCCGCGGCCCAGGCCCTGCGGGGGCCGGGCGGACCCGTGGACGGCATCGTCCGGGCGGCGGTCGCCGTGGAGCTGGCGCACAACTTCACGCTGCTGCACGACGACGTCATCGACAAGGACGCCCGGCGCCGCGGCCGGGCCACCGCCTGGACCGTCTTCGGGATACCGGACGCGATCATCACCGGCGACGCCATGATGGCGCTCGCGCAGCGGCTGCTCGCGGAGGACCCGCACCCGGCCGCGGCGGCGGCCGCGGCCCGGCTCGCGGCCTGCGTCATCGAGCTGTGCGCGGGCCAGCGGGCGGACTGCGCCTTCGAGCAGCGCCCGTACGTCTCGCTCGACGAGTGCCTGACCATGGCGACGGCCAAGACCGGGGCCCTGCTGGGCTGCGCCTGTGCGCTGGGTGCGCTGTACGCGGGCGCCGGGCCGGACGAGGCCGACGCGATGGACGCCTTCGGGCGGGAGGCCGGCCTGGCCTTCCAGCTGATCGACGACCTGATCGGCATCTGGGGCGATCCGGGGCACACCGGCAAGCCCGCCGGGGCCGATCTGCTCGCCCGCAAGAAGTCCCTGCCGGTCGTGGCCGCCCTCACCTCGGGCACCGCGGCGGGGGAGGAGCTGGCGGTCCTGTACGGGGGTCCCATGACCGGGGACGACGTGCACAGGGCGGCCGACGCGGTGGACCGGGCCGGCGGGCGGGACTGGGCGCAGGCCCATGCCGCGGACCGGATGGGCCGGGCCGTGCAGCAGCTGTCCCGGGCCGTACCGGACCTCGGGGCGGCGGGCGGGCTGCTGGCGCTCGCGGAGTTCGTGACGCGCCGTACGCGGTGA
- a CDS encoding helix-turn-helix domain-containing protein, translating to MTEATDLAERAGDRDPRVGLRAVAALRRLLEQLEAVQVRSARTQGWSWQEIAAELGVSRQAVHKKYGRL from the coding sequence ATGACGGAAGCTACCGATCTCGCCGAGCGGGCCGGTGACCGCGACCCGCGTGTGGGCCTGCGTGCCGTGGCCGCCCTCCGCAGACTGCTGGAGCAGCTGGAGGCCGTACAGGTACGCAGTGCCCGCACGCAGGGGTGGTCCTGGCAGGAGATCGCGGCCGAGCTGGGCGTCAGCCGGCAGGCCGTGCACAAGAAGTACGGGAGGCTTTGA
- a CDS encoding PadR family transcriptional regulator yields MPPVFAHGRLRLYLLKLLDEAPRHGYEVIRLLEERFQGLYAPSAGTVYPRLAKLEAEGLVTYATEGGRKVYSITEAGRAELADRSGELADLELEIRDSVTELAAEIRDDVRGAAGDLRREMRAAASASATRVEDESWKAAKEELRKARQEWKEQARRAKDESRRAREEAQQARRQAKEAQERAREEVQRIAGQLQEQFAKSGGVLGSLAEAWLGGSTPTGPAASGTPLVVDTDWAEDLTPSGDAARDLDRLLDRFRDDVRDAARDHGVSAAQLAEARNDLAAAAARLTQTLRARP; encoded by the coding sequence ATGCCGCCCGTCTTCGCCCACGGCCGCCTCCGCCTCTACCTCCTCAAGCTGCTGGACGAGGCGCCGCGCCACGGGTACGAGGTGATCCGCCTGCTGGAGGAGCGCTTCCAGGGCCTGTACGCGCCGTCCGCGGGCACGGTGTACCCGCGCCTGGCCAAGCTGGAGGCCGAGGGCCTGGTCACGTACGCGACCGAGGGCGGGCGCAAGGTGTACTCGATCACCGAGGCGGGCCGGGCCGAACTGGCCGACCGCAGCGGTGAACTCGCCGACCTGGAGCTGGAGATCCGCGACTCGGTCACCGAACTGGCCGCCGAGATCCGCGACGACGTCCGGGGCGCGGCGGGTGATCTGCGGCGCGAGATGCGGGCGGCGGCCTCCGCGTCGGCGACCCGGGTCGAGGACGAGTCCTGGAAGGCGGCCAAGGAGGAGCTGCGCAAGGCGCGTCAGGAGTGGAAGGAGCAGGCGAGGCGGGCGAAGGACGAGAGCCGCCGGGCCCGCGAGGAGGCCCAGCAGGCCCGCCGTCAGGCCAAGGAGGCCCAGGAGCGGGCGCGCGAGGAGGTCCAGCGCATAGCGGGCCAGCTCCAGGAGCAGTTCGCCAAGTCGGGTGGTGTGCTGGGCAGTCTGGCCGAAGCCTGGCTCGGCGGCTCCACGCCGACCGGACCCGCCGCGTCCGGTACGCCCCTGGTGGTCGACACGGACTGGGCCGAGGACCTGACGCCCTCGGGCGACGCGGCCCGCGACCTGGACCGGCTTCTGGACCGCTTCCGTGACGATGTCCGCGACGCGGCGCGCGACCACGGTGTGTCCGCGGCCCAGCTGGCCGAGGCGCGCAACGATCTCGCCGCCGCTGCCGCCCGGCTGACGCAGACCCTGCGGGCCAGGCCTTAG